In Oncorhynchus tshawytscha isolate Ot180627B linkage group LG06, Otsh_v2.0, whole genome shotgun sequence, the following are encoded in one genomic region:
- the LOC121846689 gene encoding uncharacterized protein LOC121846689 encodes MNSHYFYTYTSPRPASTHHFYRSMCPTVITPPMQWPNNYSLYPPCIPTKYQFPLNLVSRSTRGFQGSDPSAFHHYHQTSPLPWCNYRLMSNPYWHYHQRLYANLSAPVAPVAPTPTRLQRFQNQGGTWPEGFTLRGELRWGRLKRVYGPRRELLEIVREDLRRVYGTYPRTDVSITYQGGEYVVRGDTHVGEQEYRVERRIVRQQESPEGESMSEVVEKRRKMR; translated from the coding sequence ATGAACTCTCACTACTTTTACACATACACATCACCTCGACCTGCATCTACACACCACTTTTACAGATCGATGTGTCCCACCGTCATCACCCCACCTATGCAGTGGCCCAACAACTACAGTCTCTACCCTCCATGTATCCCCACCAAGTATCAATTCCCCTTAAACTTGGTCTCCAGGAGCACTAGGGGATTCCAGGGATCTGATCCCAGCGCGTTCCACCACTATCATCAAACTTCTCCCCTGCCCTGGTGTAACTATAGACTTATGTCTAACCCTTACTGGCATTACCACCAGCGCCTGTATGCCAATCTTTCTGCTCCAGTGGCTCCTGTGGCCCCTACTCCAACCAGGCTCCAGAGGTTCCAGAACCAGGGAGGGACCTGGCCCGAGGGCTTCACCCTGAGAGGAGAGCTTCGCTGGGGCAGGCTGAAGAGGGTGTATGGCCCCCGCAGGGAGCTGCTTGAGATTGTGAGGGAGGACCTGCGGAGAGTGTACGGTACCTATCCCCGGACGGATGTTAGTATCACCTACCAGGGAGGGGAGTACGTGGTGCGAGGGGACACCCATGTCGGGGAACAGGagtacagagtggagaggaggatagTGAGGCAGCAGGAGAGTCCTGAGGGGGAAAGCATGAGTGAGgtagtagagaagaggagaaagatgagATGA